The Humulus lupulus chromosome 4, drHumLupu1.1, whole genome shotgun sequence genome has a window encoding:
- the LOC133831121 gene encoding ureide permease 3-like, with translation MRLGNLCKDNWPSMMFAMAGGMVLSLGNLSTQYAWAFVGLSVIEVITASITVVIGTTSNYFLDNRINRAEILFPGVGCFLVTVFLASTVYSSNATDNKEKLEGFSSKEGCLGKTLSLDCPYVSLLVFAFLYSHQHSTWQQMINGIH, from the exons ATGAGACTGGGAAATTTATGCAAG GATAATTGGCCTTCTATGATGTTTGCAATGGCAGGAGGGATGGTACTTAGCCTTGGAAATCTCTCAACTCAGTATGCTTGGGCTTTTGTTGGCTTATCAGTCATAGAAGTGATCACTGCAAGCATAACAGTTGTTAtag GAACAACCTCGAATTACTTTTTAGACAATAGAATTAATAGAGCCGAGATCCTTTTCCCTGGCGTTGGCTGCTTCTTGGTTACAGTTTTCCTTGCTTCTACTGTCTACTCATCTAATGCAACTGATAATAAAGAAAAGCTTGAAGGTTTTTCATCTAAAGAGGG GTGTTTGGGAAAAACACTCTCATTGGACTGTCCATATGTTTCTTTGCTGGTGTTTGCTTTTCTCTATTCTCACCAGCATTCAACTTGGCAACAAATGATCAATGGCATACATTGA